A section of the Streptomyces sp. CG1 genome encodes:
- a CDS encoding NADP-dependent oxidoreductase — protein sequence MKAIALEKYGSSDDLRLIELPDPKVAPGEVLVRVKAAGVNPVDWKLAAGYLDPIMEVRFPLISGWDVAGVVERVGFDAGEFAVGDEVFGYVRKDWAQNGAYAELVSAPVRTLARKPAALGWEQAAGAPLAGLTAYQSIKRVGLSSGETVLIHAAAGGVGSLGVQIALALGARVIGTASERNHGFLRELGAEPVTYGDGLADRVRRLAPDGVDAALDFAGDGAVDVSQQLLKERDRVASIADGEAAAKGGHYVWVRPDTADLAALAGLADAGKLTVPVEHTLPLAQAAQAWRLSQQGHTRGKIVLTV from the coding sequence ATGAAGGCCATTGCACTCGAGAAGTACGGTTCGTCCGACGACCTGCGGCTGATCGAGCTGCCCGATCCCAAGGTGGCGCCCGGTGAGGTCCTCGTCCGGGTGAAGGCGGCCGGGGTCAATCCGGTCGACTGGAAACTCGCCGCCGGGTACCTGGACCCGATCATGGAGGTCCGGTTTCCGCTGATCTCCGGATGGGACGTCGCGGGCGTCGTGGAACGGGTGGGGTTCGACGCCGGGGAGTTCGCCGTGGGGGACGAGGTCTTCGGTTACGTCCGTAAGGACTGGGCGCAGAACGGGGCGTACGCCGAACTGGTCTCCGCCCCCGTCCGCACCCTGGCCAGGAAGCCTGCCGCGCTCGGCTGGGAGCAGGCCGCGGGGGCACCGCTGGCAGGACTCACCGCCTACCAGAGCATCAAGCGGGTCGGCCTCAGCTCGGGCGAGACCGTGCTGATCCACGCCGCGGCGGGCGGCGTCGGCTCGCTCGGCGTGCAGATCGCGCTCGCGCTCGGCGCCCGGGTGATCGGCACCGCGAGCGAACGCAACCACGGCTTCCTCCGGGAACTCGGCGCGGAGCCGGTCACCTACGGCGACGGGCTCGCCGACCGCGTACGGCGACTGGCACCCGACGGCGTGGACGCGGCCCTCGACTTCGCCGGCGACGGCGCGGTGGATGTGTCGCAGCAGCTGCTCAAGGAGCGCGACCGGGTCGCCTCCATCGCCGATGGCGAGGCGGCGGCGAAGGGCGGCCACTACGTGTGGGTCCGCCCGGACACGGCCGACCTGGCAGCCCTCGCCGGCCTCGCGGACGCGGGCAAGCTCACCGTGCCGGTGGAGCACACGCTGCCCCTCGCCCAGGCAGCTCAGGCATGGCGCCTCAGCCAGCAGGGCCACACCCGCGGAAAGATCGTCCTGACCGTGTGA
- a CDS encoding SPFH domain-containing protein, whose translation MFGYRVPAPDEAMLISGGRRGLGGAPFRVVTGHGKFVVPFFRKTRFLSLAMCEAEVTETCVTRQGIALHVRAVIAFKVGNDAESIINAGQRFLSDQDQMSVLTGRIFAGHLRAIIGSMTVEEIVTERQKLAAEVLDTSKTEMAKIGLIVDSLQIQSIDDGDTGYIDAMSAPHKAAIQRQAQIAQAQATQASVEAEQEAARKQAEYARQTAIVKAEYSAQVDRAQAQASQAGPLAQAHAQQEVLDAQTELAQRQAQLRQQQLVAEVVKPAEAEAERVRILAAAEAQRMKIQAEAAASYDRVALDRMLIDQLPQIVKEAAGGLAGANVNVLNGADGLGEIAAGLVSQGLTILDSVRQNLNGQEPADRRPEETKSNGLLQLRSGKDQRSDDGPVDVD comes from the coding sequence ATGTTCGGATACCGCGTTCCCGCTCCCGACGAGGCGATGTTGATCTCGGGGGGCCGGCGGGGACTGGGGGGCGCGCCGTTCCGAGTGGTGACGGGGCACGGCAAGTTCGTGGTCCCGTTCTTCCGAAAGACCCGCTTCCTTTCCCTGGCGATGTGCGAGGCCGAGGTCACCGAGACCTGTGTGACCAGGCAGGGCATCGCCCTGCACGTCCGCGCCGTCATCGCCTTCAAGGTCGGCAACGACGCCGAGAGCATCATCAACGCCGGTCAGCGGTTCCTCTCCGACCAGGACCAGATGTCGGTGCTGACCGGCCGGATCTTCGCCGGCCATCTGCGGGCCATCATCGGCTCGATGACGGTCGAGGAGATCGTCACCGAGCGCCAGAAGCTCGCCGCCGAGGTCCTCGACACCTCCAAGACGGAGATGGCGAAGATCGGCCTGATCGTCGACTCGCTGCAGATCCAGTCGATCGACGACGGCGACACCGGCTACATCGACGCGATGTCCGCCCCGCACAAGGCGGCCATCCAGCGGCAGGCCCAGATCGCCCAGGCCCAGGCCACCCAGGCATCGGTCGAGGCGGAGCAGGAGGCGGCCCGCAAGCAGGCCGAGTACGCCCGGCAGACCGCCATCGTCAAGGCCGAGTACTCGGCCCAGGTGGACCGCGCCCAGGCCCAGGCCTCGCAGGCCGGACCGCTGGCGCAGGCGCACGCCCAGCAGGAGGTGCTGGACGCCCAGACGGAACTGGCCCAGCGACAGGCCCAGTTGCGCCAGCAGCAGCTGGTGGCCGAGGTCGTGAAGCCCGCCGAGGCCGAGGCCGAGCGGGTACGGATCCTCGCGGCCGCCGAGGCCCAGCGCATGAAGATCCAGGCCGAGGCCGCGGCCTCGTACGACCGGGTCGCGCTGGACCGGATGCTCATCGACCAGCTCCCGCAGATCGTGAAGGAGGCGGCGGGCGGCCTGGCCGGCGCCAACGTCAACGTCCTGAATGGCGCGGACGGCCTCGGCGAGATCGCCGCGGGCCTGGTGTCCCAGGGCCTGACGATCCTCGACTCGGTCCGGCAGAACCTGAACGGCCAGGAACCGGCCGACCGCCGCCCCGAGGAGACCAAGTCCAACGGCCTGCTCCAGCTGCGCTCGGGCAAGGACCAGCGGTCGGACGACGGTCCGGTCGACGTCGACTAG
- a CDS encoding DUF1156 domain-containing protein, which yields MRRALIEEKLPLAPVNAASAREKHLRHGHISTMHLWWARRPLAMARSVVLASLVPDPGTDSPHARERLLTDISQAAPFEASSRPAYLAPLRTALAVAWSERRPKVLDCFAGGGAIPLEAARLGCDTTAVDINPVAHLIQRCVLEYPARFGGVGEDGGRPFIDELAQWGQWVRETADARLAEALPRGENGTRAAVYFWARTLPCADPHCGRTIPNLFVKQRS from the coding sequence GTGAGACGTGCGCTCATCGAGGAGAAGCTTCCGCTGGCCCCCGTCAATGCCGCTTCCGCGCGGGAGAAGCATCTGCGACACGGCCACATCTCCACCATGCACCTGTGGTGGGCTCGCAGGCCCCTCGCCATGGCCCGAAGCGTGGTGCTCGCCAGCTTGGTCCCCGACCCGGGAACCGACAGCCCGCACGCCCGTGAAAGGCTGCTCACCGACATCAGCCAGGCCGCCCCTTTCGAGGCTTCTTCCCGGCCCGCCTATCTGGCGCCGCTGCGCACCGCCCTCGCCGTCGCTTGGTCCGAGCGTCGCCCCAAGGTCCTTGACTGCTTCGCAGGAGGGGGCGCGATCCCTCTGGAAGCCGCGCGCCTCGGGTGCGACACCACCGCTGTCGACATCAACCCCGTCGCCCATCTCATCCAGCGTTGTGTCCTGGAGTACCCCGCTCGCTTCGGCGGTGTCGGCGAGGACGGCGGACGGCCTTTCATCGACGAGTTGGCCCAATGGGGCCAGTGGGTGCGTGAGACGGCGGACGCCCGGCTTGCCGAGGCCCTTCCCCGCGGGGAGAACGGCACCAGGGCCGCCGTGTACTTTTGGGCCCGCACCCTGCCGTGTGCAGACCCGCACTGTGGCCGGACGATTCCTAATCTCTTTGTCAAGCAGCGTTCGTGA
- a CDS encoding DUF1156 domain-containing protein: MTVTCPVCGTARPDRELRSYAREHGFGHYLYAVLDIDPDGIRTYREPTAADHAAVEQAEILAESLDGYPDGTSPIPDELVTRSQFRTLRSLTYGIDTWAGMFTPRQRLVLGVLTQAVRSAHVAMLESGTEPERAQALATYLGLAVDRVVDYNSSFVTWRPTVEAPRSTFPQQSIRMAWDFTEIDPFSDGPSGWSSALNWITQSLRHCAAATEGNPSQVQRANAQHLPFADGEFDAVIIDPPYYDAFQYGDLSDFFYVWLKRSIGHLYPELFATALTPKRAEVIQNRAQRDSAEYISRDEFEARLQRALDEVARVVADDGIVSLVFAHTDNAAWEHLLRALRRAGLKVTTSWPMQSERTGRTTDNVGSVLASSVVLVCRKVGNSIDGFYDDVVRDLDARIAERLAVFDDMKLSGADYFVSAIGPAFEVFARYSRVLRLSGDEVGVDELMVLARQAVARHATRSLTGGESLERLDSRALFYLTWRWAYDGLAIPADEAYMLCRAFDLHLDALTVRGGLIRKSGSDYKLLGPHERRGITLGQRPSWVDVMHSACLLYDEGRRQELDALLGASGAGTEPAFWALVTAVTQLLPEGSRERTLLLGLGGNRDDLAERAAKYSPDFEELTLFGTQP; encoded by the coding sequence GTGACCGTTACTTGCCCGGTTTGCGGAACCGCCCGTCCGGACCGGGAACTACGTAGCTACGCACGTGAGCACGGCTTTGGTCACTACCTCTATGCGGTCCTCGACATCGATCCCGACGGGATACGCACTTACCGTGAGCCCACGGCTGCCGACCATGCCGCGGTTGAGCAGGCCGAAATCTTGGCAGAGAGTCTGGACGGCTATCCGGATGGGACAAGCCCCATCCCTGACGAGCTTGTGACGCGCTCACAGTTCCGTACGCTCCGCTCCTTGACCTACGGCATCGACACCTGGGCGGGCATGTTCACCCCCCGCCAGCGGTTGGTCCTCGGCGTGCTGACCCAGGCTGTACGGTCCGCCCACGTGGCGATGCTGGAGAGCGGCACGGAGCCGGAACGGGCCCAGGCTCTGGCGACCTACCTGGGGCTCGCGGTCGACCGCGTGGTGGATTACAACTCGTCCTTCGTCACCTGGCGGCCCACTGTGGAAGCGCCGCGCAGCACCTTCCCCCAGCAATCCATCCGCATGGCCTGGGACTTCACCGAGATCGACCCGTTCAGCGACGGCCCAAGCGGCTGGTCAAGCGCCCTCAACTGGATCACCCAATCCCTGCGCCACTGCGCCGCCGCCACCGAAGGCAATCCCTCTCAAGTCCAGCGCGCCAACGCTCAACACCTTCCCTTTGCCGACGGTGAGTTCGACGCAGTCATCATCGACCCGCCCTACTACGACGCCTTTCAGTACGGCGACCTCTCGGACTTCTTCTACGTCTGGCTCAAGAGGTCCATCGGACACCTGTACCCCGAACTCTTCGCCACCGCACTGACTCCCAAGCGGGCCGAGGTAATCCAGAACCGTGCCCAGCGCGACTCCGCCGAGTACATATCCCGCGACGAATTCGAGGCCCGTCTGCAACGTGCCCTGGACGAGGTGGCCCGAGTCGTCGCCGATGACGGCATCGTTTCGTTGGTCTTCGCCCACACCGACAACGCTGCCTGGGAACACCTGCTGCGTGCTCTGCGTCGGGCCGGCCTGAAGGTCACGACCTCATGGCCAATGCAGTCCGAAAGGACAGGGCGCACCACCGACAACGTCGGTTCGGTGCTGGCCTCCTCAGTGGTACTGGTCTGCCGTAAGGTGGGCAATTCTATCGACGGCTTCTACGACGACGTGGTCCGCGACCTGGACGCCCGCATCGCCGAACGCCTCGCTGTCTTCGATGACATGAAACTGTCCGGCGCCGACTACTTCGTCTCGGCCATCGGCCCTGCTTTCGAGGTCTTCGCCCGCTACTCCCGTGTCCTGCGCCTGTCGGGAGACGAGGTGGGGGTTGACGAGCTGATGGTGCTGGCTCGTCAAGCTGTGGCCCGACACGCCACCAGGTCGCTCACTGGAGGCGAATCCCTGGAGCGCCTGGACAGTCGTGCGCTCTTCTATCTCACTTGGCGCTGGGCATACGACGGTCTGGCGATTCCCGCAGACGAGGCATACATGCTGTGCCGCGCGTTCGATCTCCATCTGGACGCCCTGACCGTACGGGGAGGACTGATACGCAAGTCCGGCTCCGACTACAAGCTGCTCGGACCACACGAGCGCCGTGGCATCACGCTCGGCCAGCGTCCCTCCTGGGTGGACGTGATGCACTCCGCCTGCCTGCTCTACGACGAAGGCCGCCGCCAGGAACTTGACGCGCTGCTCGGCGCCAGTGGTGCGGGAACCGAACCTGCTTTCTGGGCGCTGGTCACCGCCGTCACCCAGCTCCTGCCCGAAGGCTCTCGGGAACGCACGCTCCTGCTCGGTCTCGGCGGCAACCGCGACGACCTGGCGGAACGGGCTGCCAAGTACTCCCCGGACTTCGAGGAGCTCACTCTGTTCGGCACGCAGCCCTGA
- a CDS encoding SHOCT domain-containing protein yields the protein MYGHYGHGGWIWMAFLPLLWIAVIGLVVWVVVRLTRRPAGRGDGTERGWLPGETPRETPEEILDRRFASGEIDADAYHEARRHLATYRPRPK from the coding sequence ATGTACGGGCACTACGGGCACGGCGGCTGGATCTGGATGGCCTTCCTGCCGCTGCTGTGGATCGCGGTGATCGGGCTGGTGGTCTGGGTCGTGGTCCGTCTGACGCGGCGCCCGGCCGGCCGGGGCGACGGCACGGAGCGCGGATGGCTGCCCGGCGAGACACCGAGGGAGACACCGGAGGAGATCCTCGACCGGCGCTTCGCCTCGGGCGAGATCGACGCGGACGCCTACCACGAGGCGCGCAGACATCTGGCCACCTACCGGCCACGACCGAAGTGA
- a CDS encoding IS110 family transposase, translating into MTAIWAGIDAGRTHHHCVVIDDTGKRLLSRRVANDETELLKLLADVLALGDEVTWGIDLADGGAALLIDLLLNHGQHTLYIPGRAVSRASEGYRGEGKTDAKDAAIIADQTRLRRDLQPLLPGDELVAEIKVHTGHRRDLADDRTRVINRLHNHLTSIFPALDRALDLTNTGPLILLTGYQTPAAIRRTGARRLETWLRNRKVRGAAELAEKALAAAESQHTSATGEKPTAQLVHTLAKEVMRLNEQIAETDKLIEARFREHKHAEVIASMPGIGPLLGAEFLAATGGDMTAFESPDRLAGFAGVAPAPRDSGKISGNLHRPRRYSRRLQRVFYTSALISIRCCDESRRFYDRKRAEGKRHTQAVLALARRRVNVLWALLRDGRCYEPIPPVTNAA; encoded by the coding sequence GTGACAGCGATCTGGGCCGGCATCGATGCCGGCAGGACCCATCACCACTGCGTGGTGATCGACGACACCGGCAAGCGGCTGCTGTCGCGGCGAGTGGCCAACGACGAGACGGAGTTGCTGAAGCTCCTGGCCGACGTCCTCGCCCTGGGCGATGAGGTCACCTGGGGCATCGACCTGGCCGATGGCGGCGCCGCCCTGCTGATCGATCTGCTGCTCAACCACGGACAGCACACGCTCTACATCCCCGGCCGAGCCGTCAGCCGCGCCTCCGAGGGCTACCGGGGTGAAGGCAAGACCGACGCCAAGGACGCCGCGATCATCGCCGACCAGACCCGGCTCCGCCGGGACCTGCAACCCTTGCTTCCCGGTGACGAACTGGTCGCCGAGATCAAGGTCCACACCGGCCATCGCCGCGACCTCGCCGACGACCGCACCCGCGTGATCAACCGGCTCCACAATCACCTCACCAGCATCTTTCCCGCTCTGGACCGGGCTCTGGACCTCACGAATACCGGCCCGCTGATCCTGCTGACCGGCTACCAGACCCCAGCCGCCATCCGCAGGACCGGGGCCCGGAGGCTGGAGACCTGGCTGCGTAACCGGAAAGTCCGCGGTGCTGCCGAGCTTGCCGAGAAAGCCCTGGCGGCCGCCGAGAGCCAGCACACCAGCGCGACCGGGGAGAAGCCGACGGCCCAGCTCGTGCACACGCTCGCCAAGGAGGTGATGCGCCTCAACGAGCAGATCGCCGAAACCGACAAGCTCATCGAGGCGCGGTTTCGCGAGCACAAGCACGCCGAGGTGATCGCGAGCATGCCCGGCATCGGGCCCCTGCTCGGCGCCGAGTTCCTCGCCGCCACCGGCGGCGACATGACGGCTTTCGAGAGCCCGGACCGCCTCGCCGGGTTCGCCGGCGTCGCCCCAGCTCCGCGCGACTCGGGCAAGATCAGCGGAAATCTGCACCGGCCCAGACGTTACAGTCGTCGACTCCAGCGCGTCTTCTACACCTCCGCGCTGATCAGCATCCGCTGCTGTGACGAGTCCCGCCGCTTCTACGACCGCAAACGCGCCGAAGGCAAGCGGCACACCCAGGCCGTCCTCGCCCTTGCCCGCCGCCGGGTCAACGTCCTGTGGGCCCTGTTGCGCGACGGGCGGTGCTACGAACCCATACCCCCCGTCACGAACGCTGCTTGA
- a CDS encoding ATP-binding protein — protein MAGLKSWNEIAPPHLDIVNGSFDEALFAADLGLVSKGEGPQDYLDAQLFVQKTYLTANLRTALVEIGNRLAGDPAAKAVHRMQTEFGGGKTHTLLSAYHLFGNARALSRTRLARQLSSSIKDGRLPQATVVVLDGSALTPDRTKENRSPGRTLLGHLAFQLGGQKAYEGVRAEDEARQATSTAHLVALLKRYTPCLILMDETLEYLAKTITADGDQGALTTNALVFIKELTTAVANTPGACLVATLTASHLEDFTGINHEDLLERLAKIFGRTENVITPVEGDDIFPVLHTRLFQSTGTPAQRRTVADAYGDYYAEQFGDALPAVYRDPVYRDRIEAAYPFHPELIDLLTHRWGSLSGFQRTRGALRTLAHSIKALHAEGRISPLIHPGDIPLHDPGVRAEILKITGGSYLAALNADIIREDSRARIEDQRRGGEVEKLRLATKLATTAFVNSFGSDKVPGASDAQMTIGVGRPGLSRGALEDVRDTVKNVAWYMRYEGGRYRFTTEPNLNKVIVERESAVPEDAIAELLEKATKSVVPAESPWRTQTDVLSSADVRDEPRLTLALLDPEHRVEPSAPGAVRDAAHRILSEYDQSGRTNKNTLVLVAPDTGALGRARALARTLAAMRELRDDVHRLKRFNQEQQADLRDRVLRAEDRLPGLLTTAYRHVFLLANGTGGSPPTTQHLDLGLPRASETVTSRVTERLRSGDGLLDRLAPAALLSDRFDLLPADVEAVEIEDLLKAFRRFPRLPKLASIEVLRGCLAEGVRRGVFGLVSGATWQAADAVIRIGEEISPDEIDFQPGTWLVRAARAQALRGPEAPPAHPSDTSSPRTGTPAAPGTREPTTSEAPAPRPPSAGPTGLRLHIADVPADKVRDVVKVAVLPFAAQGAEVRVELNVSVRSSKPIPPHVIDLVVEEGLGQLGLRAETHEQ, from the coding sequence GTGGCCGGCCTCAAGAGTTGGAACGAGATAGCCCCTCCGCACCTGGACATCGTCAACGGCTCGTTCGATGAGGCGCTGTTCGCCGCAGACCTGGGCTTGGTCAGCAAAGGAGAGGGTCCACAGGATTACCTCGATGCCCAACTCTTTGTACAGAAGACATATTTGACAGCAAATCTGCGCACTGCTCTTGTAGAGATCGGGAATCGACTGGCCGGCGATCCCGCCGCCAAAGCAGTACACAGAATGCAGACGGAATTCGGTGGCGGAAAGACCCACACCCTGCTGTCCGCCTACCATCTCTTTGGCAACGCCCGTGCACTGTCACGCACCCGACTTGCCCGCCAGCTCTCCTCCTCCATCAAGGATGGCCGCCTTCCGCAAGCCACCGTCGTAGTCCTCGACGGCTCCGCGCTGACCCCGGATCGCACCAAGGAGAACCGTTCCCCGGGACGTACCCTGCTCGGTCATCTCGCCTTTCAACTTGGCGGGCAAAAAGCGTACGAGGGTGTTCGCGCGGAGGACGAGGCCCGCCAAGCGACCTCCACCGCTCATCTGGTGGCCCTGCTCAAGCGCTACACGCCTTGCCTCATCCTGATGGATGAGACCCTCGAATACCTGGCGAAGACCATCACCGCCGATGGCGACCAAGGCGCTCTCACCACCAACGCTCTCGTCTTCATCAAGGAGTTGACCACAGCGGTCGCCAACACCCCCGGCGCCTGTCTGGTCGCGACCCTCACCGCTTCCCACCTCGAAGATTTCACGGGTATCAACCACGAGGATCTGCTGGAGCGCTTGGCAAAGATATTCGGCCGGACCGAGAACGTCATCACGCCCGTCGAAGGCGATGACATCTTTCCTGTCCTGCATACCCGGCTGTTCCAGAGCACCGGTACTCCAGCCCAGCGCCGCACCGTCGCGGACGCTTACGGCGACTACTACGCCGAGCAGTTCGGCGATGCTCTGCCAGCTGTATACCGTGATCCGGTCTACCGCGATCGCATCGAGGCCGCTTACCCCTTCCATCCCGAGCTCATCGACCTGCTCACCCATCGCTGGGGCTCGCTGTCCGGCTTCCAGCGCACACGCGGTGCACTGCGCACCCTCGCACACAGCATCAAGGCTCTCCATGCGGAAGGGCGCATCTCCCCCCTTATCCACCCGGGGGACATCCCTCTCCACGACCCCGGCGTGCGGGCTGAGATATTGAAGATCACCGGTGGTTCCTACCTGGCGGCTCTGAACGCCGACATCATTCGCGAGGACTCGCGAGCCCGCATCGAGGACCAGCGCCGTGGCGGCGAGGTCGAGAAGCTGAGGCTGGCGACCAAGCTCGCCACGACAGCCTTCGTCAACTCCTTCGGCTCCGACAAGGTTCCGGGGGCATCCGACGCCCAGATGACCATCGGTGTGGGCCGACCAGGGCTGTCTCGCGGCGCTCTCGAAGATGTCCGGGACACTGTCAAGAATGTCGCCTGGTACATGCGCTACGAGGGTGGCCGCTACCGTTTCACCACCGAACCCAACCTGAACAAGGTCATCGTCGAACGTGAGAGCGCCGTACCCGAGGACGCGATCGCCGAGCTACTGGAAAAGGCCACCAAGAGTGTGGTTCCGGCCGAGTCCCCCTGGCGCACCCAGACAGACGTCCTAAGCTCTGCGGACGTCCGCGACGAACCTCGTCTGACACTCGCTCTGCTCGATCCCGAGCACCGGGTAGAGCCTTCTGCCCCAGGCGCGGTCAGGGACGCAGCCCACCGCATCCTGAGCGAATACGACCAGTCCGGCCGTACCAACAAGAACACGCTGGTCCTGGTCGCTCCCGACACCGGCGCCCTCGGCCGTGCCCGCGCACTGGCACGAACCCTGGCGGCGATGCGCGAACTGCGAGACGACGTACACCGGCTGAAGCGGTTCAATCAGGAACAGCAGGCCGACCTTCGTGACAGGGTCCTACGCGCCGAGGACCGACTCCCCGGGCTGCTCACCACGGCCTACCGACATGTGTTCTTGCTGGCCAACGGCACGGGTGGATCCCCGCCCACCACACAGCACCTCGACCTCGGGCTCCCCCGCGCCAGCGAGACCGTCACCTCCCGGGTCACGGAACGCCTGCGGTCAGGTGACGGTCTACTGGACAGGCTCGCTCCGGCCGCATTGTTGTCGGACCGCTTCGACCTGCTTCCGGCAGACGTGGAAGCGGTCGAGATAGAGGACCTGCTCAAGGCGTTCCGGCGCTTCCCCCGGCTGCCGAAGCTCGCCTCTATCGAGGTGCTGCGCGGCTGTCTTGCCGAGGGGGTCAGGCGTGGAGTCTTCGGCCTCGTTTCGGGAGCCACCTGGCAGGCAGCCGACGCAGTGATCCGCATCGGGGAGGAGATCTCTCCAGATGAGATCGACTTCCAGCCCGGCACGTGGCTGGTACGCGCCGCACGCGCCCAGGCCCTGCGCGGCCCTGAGGCACCTCCTGCGCATCCTTCTGACACGAGTAGTCCGCGGACAGGAACGCCTGCCGCCCCCGGGACCAGAGAGCCGACGACCTCAGAGGCACCAGCGCCAAGGCCGCCTTCAGCAGGCCCCACTGGTCTGCGACTGCATATTGCAGATGTCCCGGCCGACAAAGTTCGCGATGTCGTAAAAGTGGCGGTGCTGCCATTCGCCGCGCAGGGCGCCGAGGTACGCGTCGAACTGAACGTTTCCGTTCGATCCTCGAAGCCGATACCCCCGCATGTCATTGACTTGGTCGTCGAGGAGGGCCTCGGCCAGCTCGGCCTCCGGGCTGAGACACACGAACAATAG